A window from Candidatus Ozemobacteraceae bacterium encodes these proteins:
- a CDS encoding DsrE/DsrF/DrsH-like family protein — translation LIPVDSLRERIGELPKDREIIVYCQVALRGYFAQRLLSQRGYNARNLVGGYKTWALYHEEALRASPAPKPIQETFCSAPVATPTTGGETFELDACGLQCPGPLMKMRERVEQLKAGQYLKVTATDPGFPVDAEAWCRRSGNKLVQKGGEKGRYSVIIEKTAEALSPAIACATPFLAGMQGKKRLTMVVFSGDLDRAYAAFIIANGAAAMGMEVTLFFTFWGLNILRRKDAPAVDKTVLESMFGMMMPRGAEALGLSKMHFGGAGTLMMKHVMEQKKVAPLPELIASAKAAGVRMVACTMSMDVMGLKKAELIDGITEGGVAAYLDSAADSTVNLFV, via the coding sequence CTGATCCCGGTCGACTCGCTCCGGGAGCGCATCGGCGAACTTCCGAAAGACAGAGAAATCATCGTCTACTGCCAGGTCGCCTTGCGCGGCTACTTCGCCCAGCGCCTCCTGAGCCAGAGAGGTTATAACGCGCGCAATCTGGTCGGCGGCTACAAGACGTGGGCGTTGTATCACGAGGAAGCCCTGCGTGCGTCGCCAGCTCCGAAGCCCATTCAGGAAACGTTCTGCAGCGCCCCTGTCGCCACCCCCACGACCGGCGGTGAAACGTTTGAGCTCGATGCCTGCGGCCTCCAGTGCCCCGGCCCCCTGATGAAAATGCGGGAGCGCGTCGAGCAGTTGAAAGCCGGCCAGTATCTCAAGGTGACGGCCACGGATCCTGGATTCCCGGTCGATGCCGAAGCCTGGTGCCGCCGTTCCGGCAACAAGCTCGTGCAGAAAGGCGGCGAGAAGGGCCGTTACTCCGTCATCATCGAGAAAACCGCGGAAGCCCTTTCCCCGGCAATCGCCTGCGCGACCCCATTCCTGGCGGGAATGCAGGGGAAGAAGCGGCTGACGATGGTCGTCTTCAGCGGCGATCTCGACCGGGCGTATGCCGCGTTCATCATCGCGAACGGCGCCGCGGCGATGGGGATGGAAGTGACACTATTCTTCACCTTCTGGGGCCTCAACATCCTACGCCGCAAAGACGCGCCGGCCGTCGACAAGACCGTGCTCGAATCGATGTTCGGCATGATGATGCCGCGCGGCGCCGAGGCGCTCGGCCTGTCGAAAATGCATTTCGGCGGTGCCGGGACCCTCATGATGAAACACGTAATGGAGCAAAAAAAGGTCGCGCCCCTGCCTGAGCTGATCGCTTCCGCGAAGGCGGCCGGCGTCAGAATGGTCGCTTGCACGATGAGCATGGATGTCATGGGCCTGAAGAAGGCCGAACTCATCGACGGCATCACGGAAGGCGGCGTGGCGGCCTATCTCGATTCCGCGGCCGACTCGACCGTCAACCTGTTCGTCTGA
- a CDS encoding SagB/ThcOx family dehydrogenase, translated as MKSASDEDLRSSPATPPNRPVKTRLAFAVAFAGGLLMTGLWMTMLKTTSFAPRQTFRSDVIPLPASSAATGLTDVLKQRRTKRDFTAGCRITLEEINSLLWAAQGVTSPEGFRTAPSAGALYPLELVVAAGNVGSLTPGLYRYQPGESQLSPGAAGDFRGPIADAAYAQSWMAECAAVIAVCGVVDRVSRKYGSRGERYTLIEAGHAGQNIMLMSAALGLKCGIIGAFDDERLHRQLGLAPDERVITLFPVGR; from the coding sequence ATGAAAAGCGCATCTGATGAAGACTTGCGGAGTTCCCCGGCGACGCCGCCGAACAGGCCGGTGAAGACGCGACTGGCCTTCGCCGTTGCCTTTGCCGGGGGTCTTCTGATGACCGGCCTCTGGATGACGATGCTCAAAACCACGAGTTTCGCCCCCCGGCAGACCTTCCGAAGCGATGTCATCCCTCTTCCGGCATCGTCGGCGGCGACCGGCCTGACGGACGTCCTCAAACAGCGAAGGACAAAAAGGGATTTCACAGCCGGATGTCGGATCACCCTCGAAGAGATCAACAGCCTCCTCTGGGCCGCCCAGGGGGTTACGTCGCCAGAAGGCTTCCGGACGGCGCCGTCAGCCGGTGCGTTGTATCCGCTCGAACTCGTCGTTGCTGCGGGGAACGTCGGTTCCCTCACGCCGGGCCTGTATCGATATCAACCGGGCGAAAGCCAGCTATCGCCCGGCGCGGCAGGGGATTTTCGCGGCCCGATCGCCGATGCGGCATACGCCCAGTCCTGGATGGCGGAGTGTGCCGCCGTCATCGCTGTCTGCGGGGTCGTCGACCGGGTTTCCCGAAAATACGGAAGCCGGGGGGAACGGTATACCCTGATCGAAGCCGGCCACGCCGGCCAGAATATCATGCTGATGTCGGCGGCGCTCGGCCTGAAATGCGGCATCATCGGCGCGTTCGACGACGAACGTCTGCACCGCCAGCTCGGTCTTGCGCCGGATGAACGCGTGATCACGCTCTTCCCGGTCGGCAGATAA
- the dnaX gene encoding DNA polymerase III subunit gamma/tau yields the protein MATQPTRQNLYRKYRPQTFSELLGQEHIVRTLQSAVSTGRLSHAYMFSGPRGTGKTSAARLLAKILNCRAPVTLPSGMKDACRTCDVCRRIEELTFMDIVEIDAASNNGVDDIRQMREKVKYLPVEGQYKIYIIDEVHMLSGAAFNAFLKTLEEPPPRVVFVLATTDPQKVPATILSRCQCFDFHAISRKVIVERLAEVAAREREADPQNFPEIGQEALFLIAECAAGGFRDALSLLDQITGSMSGGIVTLDMVLEMTRRLGHAVLKQLAQCIFSREPGNLLNKLHELFFRGHETLTVGRDLLEYLRRCLVLKVDPKAGPVLEIPAEQAHDISVQVAGVGAELLMAMAARLERVVWGLRNSAYPRLLLEIELVRLCMGEVSAGIEGLERRVAAVESRIMGGGLPPGVGPVAGSAARVGAGPAPTGLRAIPGGAGRPENQPIPLQTVRRAAGGPPPRSEAPADEYDAIPSVEPGGSPADLFSILQARFMKISKVNGSFLQQATFESFKNGVVTVVSNSSFHIERLRDPKVQAQLDPLLAAVYGPGTRIVVKNPQEALVRSKPEEREAQPKPAGANHAQQIARLDQEARNKVLEKPAIADALATFGGDVIGVERGPGNTDPGESSAD from the coding sequence ATGGCCACTCAGCCCACCCGCCAGAACCTTTACAGGAAATATCGTCCCCAGACTTTTTCGGAGCTCCTGGGGCAGGAACACATCGTTCGCACCCTCCAGTCGGCCGTTTCGACCGGCAGACTTTCCCATGCTTACATGTTTTCGGGTCCCCGGGGAACCGGCAAAACGTCTGCCGCGCGCCTGCTGGCAAAAATTCTCAACTGCCGCGCGCCCGTCACCCTGCCTTCCGGCATGAAGGACGCCTGCCGGACCTGCGACGTGTGCCGCCGCATCGAGGAACTGACGTTCATGGACATCGTCGAAATCGACGCCGCAAGCAACAATGGCGTCGACGACATCCGCCAGATGCGTGAGAAGGTCAAATATCTTCCCGTCGAGGGCCAGTACAAGATCTACATCATCGACGAAGTGCACATGCTCTCCGGCGCTGCTTTCAACGCTTTTCTCAAGACCCTCGAGGAACCGCCGCCCCGCGTCGTGTTCGTCCTGGCGACGACCGATCCGCAGAAGGTGCCGGCCACGATCCTTTCGCGCTGCCAGTGCTTCGACTTCCACGCGATCTCCCGGAAGGTGATCGTGGAGCGGCTTGCCGAGGTCGCGGCTCGTGAGCGCGAAGCCGATCCGCAGAATTTTCCCGAGATCGGACAGGAGGCGTTGTTCCTCATCGCAGAATGCGCGGCCGGCGGGTTCCGTGACGCGCTGAGCCTGCTCGACCAGATCACGGGCTCGATGTCGGGCGGTATCGTCACTCTCGACATGGTTCTCGAAATGACACGGCGCCTCGGCCATGCCGTCCTGAAACAACTGGCTCAGTGCATTTTTTCGAGGGAACCGGGAAACCTTCTGAACAAGCTCCACGAGCTGTTCTTCAGGGGACACGAGACGCTGACGGTCGGCCGCGATCTCCTCGAATACCTGCGACGATGCCTGGTTCTGAAGGTCGATCCGAAGGCCGGTCCGGTTCTCGAAATTCCCGCGGAACAGGCGCATGATATCTCGGTCCAAGTCGCCGGCGTCGGCGCCGAATTGCTGATGGCTATGGCCGCCCGGCTCGAACGTGTCGTGTGGGGCCTTCGCAACTCGGCGTATCCGAGACTGCTTCTCGAGATCGAGTTGGTGCGCCTGTGCATGGGGGAAGTGTCGGCCGGAATCGAAGGCCTGGAACGAAGGGTGGCGGCCGTCGAAAGCCGTATCATGGGGGGAGGCCTGCCTCCCGGCGTTGGTCCGGTCGCCGGTTCGGCCGCCAGAGTGGGTGCCGGACCTGCTCCGACGGGGCTTCGGGCCATTCCCGGCGGTGCCGGAAGACCGGAGAATCAACCGATTCCGCTACAAACCGTGCGGCGGGCGGCGGGCGGCCCCCCGCCGCGTTCAGAGGCTCCGGCAGATGAATACGATGCGATCCCCTCCGTCGAGCCGGGAGGTTCCCCTGCGGACCTGTTTTCGATTCTGCAGGCGCGGTTCATGAAAATCTCGAAGGTGAACGGCTCCTTTCTCCAGCAGGCCACGTTCGAATCCTTCAAGAACGGCGTCGTCACGGTTGTTTCGAACTCGAGTTTTCATATCGAGCGGCTTCGAGATCCCAAAGTCCAGGCACAACTCGACCCGTTACTCGCCGCCGTGTATGGCCCAGGGACGCGCATCGTCGTGAAAAATCCCCAGGAGGCTCTCGTCCGGTCGAAACCCGAAGAGCGGGAGGCCCAGCCAAAGCCGGCCGGAGCGAACCATGCCCAGCAGATCGCCCGTCTCGACCAGGAAGCTCGGAACAAGGTGCTGGAGAAGCCTGCCATTGCCGATGCCCTGGCGACGTTCGGGGGAGACGTCATAGGCGTGGAGCGAGGGCCCGGAAATACGGACCCAGGTGAGAGCAGCGCCGACTGA
- a CDS encoding flagellin: protein MLFAINHGSLALSTYATRTAASSRLEASIEKLSSGLRINKAADDAAGSAIGEKLRRQVRGLSKAVQNAQDGISTIQAADGATGEIQDILQRMRELAGQACNETLTSNDRLELQGEIVRLRGDINRISYNTEFNTKKLLDGSQAAQIRSDSEHVTGIASGGPAANGRYDISIAMIEAGVSQMQRSQIFTIAETGGLASGSTQLQSISQFYDSSGVFALTTPRTLLLNGNAKNVPITVDGTMSLDRLAATLQNAIANESGLGMSNSKVALVNPAQTRIADKGGYLQITSGSIGENGDVAFSADQALIDALGFSITRESKNNLVELASTDASGNVTSRQTSEDVATGLLQGIDVMFSSQPAQVAGFGGLETGLVLTGALDSDFSIRVGSMATPKLIHAHQGNWSMEGLSRYINSQLQSIDGMKSSVVDGEIRITYDPPDTETSSLIEISARFPEQNAIGIPTGTFSGFAQCTKKAANTVYGFSKYATAAGSVRFSVSDGVNAATLSYALITNKASPDLQNFSTWQNSQNNILENANVQVRVDAVNGSLAFTSLRVGSEILDSGGITSSAVRVSLNATAITHGIDKKFGLAQQTSAVGSGERNFTLAVTDRSSQFQIGADEKQSLAFSISNLSATALGVDNIDLTSVRGAEKSLGKIDRAMDRLVAERSRLGSLQNKLESAVKSLSSCRNDLTSVESRLEDVDAALEMVEFTRNRVVSESGTAMMAQANVLSQSIRTLLVQ, encoded by the coding sequence ATGCTTTTCGCCATCAATCATGGCTCACTCGCACTTTCAACGTATGCGACCCGGACCGCCGCTTCGAGCAGACTCGAAGCCTCGATAGAGAAACTGAGTTCGGGACTGCGGATCAACAAGGCCGCGGACGATGCAGCAGGATCGGCCATCGGTGAGAAACTGAGGCGCCAAGTCAGAGGACTTTCCAAAGCGGTGCAGAACGCCCAGGACGGCATTTCGACCATTCAGGCGGCCGACGGAGCCACCGGCGAGATCCAGGACATTCTCCAGCGCATGCGCGAACTGGCCGGCCAGGCGTGCAACGAAACCCTCACCAGCAACGACCGCCTGGAGCTCCAGGGAGAGATTGTCCGGCTGCGCGGTGACATAAATCGTATATCATATAATACCGAATTCAATACAAAGAAACTTCTCGACGGAAGCCAGGCGGCGCAGATACGCTCTGATTCGGAGCATGTGACGGGCATCGCTTCCGGAGGGCCGGCGGCAAACGGCAGATATGACATCAGCATCGCCATGATCGAAGCCGGTGTCTCCCAGATGCAACGGTCCCAGATTTTCACGATCGCGGAAACCGGCGGCCTGGCTTCCGGATCGACCCAACTGCAGAGCATCTCTCAGTTCTATGATTCCTCGGGTGTGTTTGCCCTCACGACACCCCGGACGCTTCTGCTGAACGGAAACGCAAAGAATGTTCCGATCACGGTCGACGGCACCATGTCCCTCGACCGGCTTGCGGCGACGCTCCAGAACGCGATCGCAAACGAAAGCGGCCTCGGCATGTCCAACTCGAAAGTAGCCCTTGTGAATCCGGCCCAGACGCGAATTGCGGACAAGGGGGGATATCTTCAGATAACTTCGGGCTCGATCGGGGAAAACGGGGACGTGGCGTTTTCCGCCGATCAGGCGCTGATCGATGCGCTGGGATTCAGCATCACGCGGGAATCGAAAAACAATCTCGTCGAGCTCGCTTCCACGGATGCATCGGGAAACGTCACCTCTCGTCAGACATCCGAGGATGTCGCAACCGGCCTGCTGCAGGGAATCGACGTCATGTTTTCCTCCCAGCCGGCGCAGGTGGCTGGTTTCGGAGGTCTAGAAACAGGTCTTGTTCTGACAGGGGCTCTCGATTCAGATTTCTCTATCCGTGTAGGGAGCATGGCCACCCCCAAACTCATCCATGCCCATCAGGGAAACTGGTCGATGGAGGGGTTATCCAGGTATATCAACAGCCAGCTGCAGTCGATCGACGGGATGAAATCGAGCGTCGTCGACGGCGAAATACGGATCACCTACGATCCGCCCGATACCGAGACTTCTTCTCTCATCGAAATCTCCGCCCGTTTCCCCGAGCAAAACGCGATCGGCATTCCCACAGGAACATTCAGCGGTTTTGCACAGTGCACGAAAAAAGCGGCAAACACGGTCTATGGATTCAGCAAGTACGCAACCGCTGCCGGCTCCGTGAGGTTCAGCGTTTCCGACGGTGTCAACGCCGCCACGCTGTCCTACGCCCTCATCACGAACAAAGCCTCGCCCGATCTGCAGAATTTTTCGACCTGGCAGAATTCGCAGAACAATATTCTGGAAAATGCGAACGTCCAGGTGCGTGTCGATGCCGTGAACGGAAGCCTGGCATTCACCTCGCTCCGCGTGGGAAGCGAAATCCTCGACAGCGGCGGAATCACCTCCAGCGCAGTAAGGGTTTCACTCAATGCAACCGCCATCACGCATGGAATCGACAAGAAATTCGGGCTCGCTCAGCAGACGTCGGCAGTCGGAAGCGGCGAACGGAACTTCACGCTCGCGGTCACCGACCGATCTTCCCAGTTCCAGATCGGGGCCGATGAAAAGCAGAGTCTTGCGTTTTCGATTTCCAACCTTTCCGCCACGGCTCTCGGAGTGGATAATATCGATCTGACAAGTGTCAGGGGTGCCGAGAAAAGCCTGGGAAAAATCGACAGGGCTATGGACAGGCTCGTGGCGGAGCGTTCGAGACTCGGATCATTGCAGAACAAGCTCGAATCGGCCGTCAAAAGCCTTTCGTCATGCAGGAACGATCTGACGTCCGTCGAATCCCGTCTCGAAGATGTCGATGCGGCGCTTGAAATGGTCGAATTTACCCGGAACCGCGTGGTTTCGGAATCGGGAACCGCCATGATGGCGCAGGCAAACGTGCTGTCCCAGTCGATCCGCACGCTGCTGGTGCAGTGA
- a CDS encoding cell division protein FtsL, whose amino-acid sequence MADEHHVQMAGTPVKRRRVRFSTEIMFILSVVFCVALSIIYLSRYSTIRTLLLKESELNEKITSLERENRRLKQNLDTLSTPEGIERLARERLGLVRPEELVVTPVPATGTPPVRPENAAGSSGRDR is encoded by the coding sequence ATGGCAGACGAGCATCACGTCCAGATGGCGGGAACGCCGGTGAAGAGACGCAGGGTCCGCTTTTCCACCGAGATCATGTTCATCCTTTCCGTCGTGTTCTGCGTTGCGCTCTCGATCATCTACCTGTCGAGGTATTCCACGATCCGCACTCTTCTGCTGAAGGAAAGCGAGCTCAACGAGAAGATCACCTCGCTGGAACGTGAAAACCGGCGCCTGAAGCAGAATCTCGATACGCTTTCCACCCCCGAGGGCATCGAGCGACTCGCGCGCGAGCGCCTCGGCCTGGTCAGACCCGAAGAGCTCGTCGTCACCCCCGTTCCCGCCACCGGAACGCCTCCGGTCCGCCCCGAAAACGCGGCCGGCTCATCCGGACGGGACCGCTGA
- the gyrA gene encoding DNA gyrase subunit A, translating to MATDNTENTNDTTPENPENTEHSGALAAGSSGAPVPPPPLNPNEVFVNIEDDMKTSYIDYAMSVIVGRALPDVRDGLKPVHRRVLYAMFDQGFTSKKSYVKSARTVGEVLGKYHPHGDLAIYDTLVRMAQDFSLRYPLIDGHGNFGSIDGDSAAAMRYTESRLDQLAEELLRDIEMETVEWMPNFDGSLQEPIVLPSKFPNLLVNGSSGIAVGMATNIPPHNLTEVINGTIRLIDDPEVDICELIKLIPGPDFPTGGTIMGRDGIEAAYRTGRGSITVRAVTTTEEFARGRERIVITELPYQVNKAKLVKQIADLIRDKKIDGITDLRDESNREGMRVVIELRKGVNTEVILNQLYRHTPMQSGFGVIMLVLVDNRPLVLDIKTVLGHYVDHCRDVIRRRTTFQLRKAEEKAHILEGLTIALDNLDAVIQLIKEAADPAKAKEGLMNAFMLSERQAQAILDMRLQRLTGLERDKIVNEYHETLALIEKLKGILASDTKVREIVKTELIEIRDRYGDERRTQICYSEAEQLGIEDLMQEEDIVITVTRNGYIKRIAPNTFRQIGRGGKGSFAMGVKEDDVVEHMFLATTHSYLLVFTSTGKAHWLKGYKIPEGGRQAGGRAIVNLLNLSENEKITALLPVKTFDEQRRIFMVTRRGVAKMVELSAFSRPSSKGIIAINLDDNDELVGVKTIRGGEHVVIATQRGYAIRFPEDEIRCMGRAARGVKAISFKDPVDVVIGMEAFTRAGQVAPQPGAVPGAEGGESVESVVQPVPAAEVMPAIVAAAPAEAGEPGDDTIPTEYIPFEGMLLTVSVMGFSKQTDVNEYRVTHRGGKGVINLVVKEKTGEVLSIKRMFEGDELMIVTTKGKVVRLNADEVRSTGRAASGVKLITLDDGDRVMSVARIPAVEEVAK from the coding sequence ATGGCTACCGACAACACTGAAAACACGAACGACACCACACCGGAAAACCCCGAGAACACCGAACATTCTGGGGCACTGGCCGCCGGCTCTTCAGGCGCTCCCGTTCCGCCGCCCCCGCTGAATCCGAACGAGGTTTTCGTCAATATAGAAGACGATATGAAAACCTCGTATATCGATTACGCGATGAGCGTCATCGTCGGCCGCGCTCTTCCAGACGTTCGCGACGGCCTCAAGCCGGTTCATCGCCGCGTTCTGTACGCGATGTTCGACCAGGGCTTTACGAGCAAGAAGAGTTATGTGAAGTCGGCCCGCACGGTCGGCGAAGTGCTTGGTAAATATCATCCGCACGGCGATTTGGCGATCTACGACACGCTCGTTCGCATGGCCCAGGATTTCAGTCTGCGCTACCCGCTGATCGACGGCCACGGCAACTTCGGCTCGATCGACGGCGACAGCGCCGCGGCGATGCGCTACACCGAATCCCGCCTCGATCAGCTCGCCGAAGAGCTGCTTCGGGACATCGAGATGGAGACGGTCGAATGGATGCCGAACTTCGATGGTTCGCTCCAGGAGCCGATCGTTCTTCCCAGTAAGTTCCCGAATCTCCTCGTGAACGGCTCTTCAGGTATCGCCGTCGGTATGGCGACGAACATTCCGCCCCATAATCTCACGGAGGTCATCAACGGCACCATCCGGCTGATCGACGATCCGGAGGTCGATATCTGCGAGTTGATCAAGCTCATTCCGGGGCCCGACTTCCCCACCGGCGGCACCATCATGGGCCGTGACGGCATCGAAGCGGCATACCGCACCGGCCGCGGCAGCATCACGGTTCGCGCCGTCACGACCACCGAGGAGTTCGCCCGGGGCCGTGAGCGTATCGTCATCACCGAGCTGCCGTATCAGGTCAACAAGGCGAAGCTGGTCAAGCAGATCGCCGACCTGATTCGCGACAAGAAAATCGACGGCATCACCGACCTGCGCGACGAGTCGAACCGCGAGGGCATGCGGGTCGTCATCGAGCTGCGCAAGGGGGTCAACACCGAGGTCATCCTGAACCAGTTGTACCGCCACACCCCGATGCAGTCCGGGTTCGGCGTCATCATGCTGGTGCTGGTCGACAACCGGCCGCTGGTGCTCGATATCAAAACCGTGCTCGGCCATTACGTCGACCATTGCCGCGACGTCATCCGACGCCGCACCACGTTCCAGCTCAGGAAGGCCGAAGAGAAGGCTCACATCCTCGAAGGGTTGACCATAGCCCTCGACAATCTCGATGCCGTCATTCAGCTGATCAAGGAAGCCGCGGACCCGGCGAAGGCCAAGGAAGGCCTGATGAATGCCTTCATGCTGAGCGAGCGCCAGGCTCAGGCGATCCTCGACATGCGCCTGCAGCGGCTGACCGGCCTCGAGCGGGACAAGATCGTGAACGAATACCACGAAACTCTCGCCCTGATCGAGAAACTCAAGGGCATTCTCGCCAGCGACACCAAGGTACGTGAAATCGTCAAAACCGAACTGATCGAGATCCGCGACAGATACGGCGACGAGCGCCGCACCCAGATCTGCTACTCCGAGGCCGAGCAGCTCGGCATCGAAGACCTGATGCAGGAAGAAGACATCGTGATCACGGTGACGCGCAACGGCTACATCAAGCGCATCGCCCCGAACACGTTCAGACAGATCGGCCGCGGCGGCAAGGGCAGCTTCGCCATGGGAGTGAAGGAAGACGACGTCGTCGAGCACATGTTCCTCGCCACGACGCACTCGTATCTGCTCGTATTCACCTCCACCGGCAAGGCGCACTGGCTGAAGGGCTACAAGATTCCGGAAGGCGGCCGCCAGGCCGGCGGGCGCGCGATCGTGAATCTGCTGAACCTGTCCGAGAACGAGAAGATCACGGCCCTGCTGCCGGTGAAGACATTCGACGAGCAGCGTCGTATCTTCATGGTGACGAGGCGCGGTGTCGCGAAGATGGTCGAGTTGTCCGCGTTCTCGCGGCCGAGCTCGAAGGGCATCATCGCGATCAATCTCGATGACAATGACGAGCTGGTCGGCGTGAAGACGATCCGCGGCGGCGAACACGTCGTCATCGCCACTCAGCGCGGCTATGCGATCCGGTTCCCCGAAGATGAGATCCGGTGCATGGGGCGCGCGGCACGTGGCGTGAAGGCCATCTCCTTCAAGGATCCCGTGGACGTGGTTATCGGCATGGAAGCCTTCACCCGCGCCGGCCAGGTCGCTCCGCAGCCCGGTGCGGTTCCGGGCGCGGAAGGCGGCGAATCCGTCGAATCCGTCGTTCAGCCGGTTCCGGCGGCCGAGGTCATGCCGGCGATCGTTGCGGCGGCTCCGGCTGAAGCCGGTGAGCCGGGCGATGACACGATTCCGACCGAATACATCCCGTTCGAGGGCATGCTTCTGACGGTGTCGGTCATGGGCTTCAGCAAGCAGACCGACGTGAACGAGTACCGTGTCACGCATCGCGGCGGCAAGGGCGTCATCAACCTGGTGGTGAAGGAAAAGACCGGCGAGGTGCTGTCGATCAAGCGCATGTTCGAAGGCGACGAGCTGATGATCGTCACCACGAAGGGCAAGGTAGTGCGCCTCAATGCCGACGAAGTCCGCTCGACCGGCAGAGCGGCGTCCGGAGTGAAGCTGATTACCCTCGACGATGGTGACCGCGTCATGTCCGTGGCGCGCATCCCGGCCGTGGAAGAAGTGGCGAAGTAA
- the gyrB gene encoding DNA topoisomerase (ATP-hydrolyzing) subunit B produces the protein MPDTETLLTPLAAAAAKTEDGNGLPVDGLAGEYSAKNIQVLEGLEAVRKRPGMYIGGTGMDGLHHLVWEVVDNSIDEALAGHATTVHVQMHDNGSLSVLDDGRGMPVDIHPGTGRPALEVLLTVLHSGGKFDKKSYKFSGGLHGVGVSVVNALSEWLEVTVWRDGSIHQQLFQRGAPVGEMTVTEGADRRGTKVHFMPDREVFPNIEFNFEILSKRLRELAFLNRGVKIVLRQTKTQKCHLFEYQGGIGSFVEYLNETKTTLFRDVVHFKRERDDVEVEVAMSYNDGYNEQFLAFVNNINTIDGGTHVLGYRSALTKVFNDYLKKDPTLLGKDKSKEVKLTTDDVREGLVGVLSIKVPEPQFEGQTKGKLGNPEVRGIVDAVVTEYLSDYFEQNPLVARPVVDKILTAMRARIAAQKARELTRRKTAMDGNSLPGKLADCQESDPSKCELFIVEGDSAGGSAKQGRDRKIQAVLPLRGKILNVEKTRLERVLTSEAIQDLVSAVGTNVGKEDFDIKKTRYHKIVIMTDADVDGAHIRTLLLTFFYRYMPEIIDKGYLFIAQPPLYKIKKGRDERYAYSDEQKVKVLEDIGADEGTANIQRYKGLGEMNPEQLWETTMDPSKRVLKKVQSLDALEADRIFSVLMGDKVEPRRQFISQYAKQVRNLDI, from the coding sequence ATGCCTGATACCGAAACCTTGTTGACACCCCTGGCCGCGGCGGCCGCGAAGACGGAAGACGGGAACGGCCTGCCGGTCGACGGCCTGGCGGGCGAGTATTCCGCGAAGAACATCCAGGTCCTAGAAGGTCTGGAAGCCGTCCGGAAACGGCCCGGCATGTATATCGGCGGCACCGGCATGGACGGGCTGCACCACCTGGTCTGGGAAGTCGTCGACAACAGCATCGACGAGGCGCTCGCCGGACACGCCACGACGGTCCACGTGCAGATGCACGACAACGGTTCGCTCTCGGTTCTCGACGACGGCCGCGGCATGCCGGTCGACATCCACCCCGGTACCGGTCGGCCGGCTCTCGAAGTGTTGCTGACGGTGCTGCACTCGGGCGGCAAGTTCGATAAAAAGAGCTATAAATTCAGCGGCGGCCTTCACGGCGTCGGAGTTTCGGTCGTGAACGCTCTCTCCGAGTGGCTCGAAGTCACGGTCTGGCGCGACGGCTCGATTCATCAGCAGTTGTTCCAGCGCGGTGCCCCGGTGGGCGAGATGACCGTCACCGAGGGTGCCGATCGCAGAGGCACGAAAGTGCACTTCATGCCCGACAGGGAAGTGTTTCCGAATATCGAATTCAACTTCGAGATTCTCTCGAAGCGCCTCCGCGAGCTGGCTTTCCTCAATCGCGGCGTCAAGATCGTGCTGCGCCAGACGAAAACCCAGAAGTGCCATCTGTTCGAGTATCAGGGCGGCATCGGCAGCTTCGTCGAGTATCTGAACGAGACCAAGACGACGCTGTTCCGCGACGTGGTGCATTTCAAACGCGAGCGCGACGATGTCGAAGTCGAGGTCGCGATGTCGTATAACGATGGCTATAACGAGCAGTTCCTGGCCTTCGTCAACAACATCAACACGATCGACGGCGGCACGCATGTGCTGGGTTACCGCTCGGCCCTCACGAAGGTGTTCAACGACTACCTGAAAAAGGATCCGACCCTGCTCGGCAAGGACAAGAGCAAGGAAGTGAAGCTCACGACCGACGACGTGCGCGAAGGGCTCGTCGGTGTGCTTTCGATCAAGGTTCCCGAACCCCAGTTCGAGGGTCAGACGAAGGGCAAGCTGGGCAATCCCGAGGTGCGCGGCATCGTCGATGCCGTCGTGACCGAGTATCTGAGCGACTACTTCGAGCAGAACCCGCTGGTTGCCCGGCCCGTCGTCGACAAGATCCTCACTGCCATGCGCGCCCGCATCGCTGCCCAGAAAGCTCGCGAACTGACCCGGCGCAAGACCGCCATGGACGGCAACTCGCTTCCCGGCAAGCTTGCCGACTGCCAGGAGAGCGATCCGTCGAAGTGCGAACTGTTCATCGTCGAAGGCGATTCGGCCGGCGGCTCTGCGAAACAGGGCCGCGATCGCAAGATACAGGCGGTGCTGCCGTTGCGCGGCAAGATCCTGAACGTCGAGAAAACCCGACTCGAACGCGTTCTCACTAGCGAGGCGATCCAGGACCTGGTCTCGGCCGTGGGAACGAACGTCGGCAAGGAAGATTTCGACATCAAGAAGACCCGCTATCACAAAATCGTCATCATGACCGACGCCGACGTCGACGGGGCGCATATCCGAACCCTGCTTCTCACCTTCTTCTATCGCTATATGCCCGAGATCATCGACAAGGGGTATCTTTTCATCGCCCAGCCGCCCCTGTACAAGATCAAGAAGGGGCGTGACGAGCGGTATGCCTACTCCGACGAGCAGAAGGTGAAGGTCCTGGAAGACATCGGCGCCGACGAGGGCACCGCGAACATCCAGCGCTACAAAGGTCTCGGCGAAATGAATCCCGAACAGCTCTGGGAAACCACGATGGATCCGTCGAAGCGCGTTCTGAAGAAAGTTCAGTCGCTCGATGCGCTGGAAGCGGACCGCATTTTCTCCGTCCTGATGGGCGACAAGGTTGAACCGCGCCGGCAGTTCATCTCCCAGTACGCCAAGCAGGTCCGGAATCTGGATATCTGA